The segment CTCCGATGGTGCGCCGCATGGCGCACCACCTGGCCGCGAAGCTGCCCGCGAGCGTGCAGATCGACGACATGGTGCAGGCGGGGATGATCGGCCTGATGGACGCCGCGTCGCGTTACGAGGCCGGGCACAACTGCAGCTTCGAGACCTTCGCGTCGCAGCGCATCCGCGGCGCCATGCTCGACGAACTGCGCGCGGCCGACTGGCTCCCGCGCAGCGTGCGCAAGGCGCTGCGACGCATCGAGTCCGCGATCGCGAAGCTCCAGCAGAAGCTCGGCCGCCCGCCGACCGAGCGGGAGATCGCCGAGGCGCTCGGCCTGTCGATCGGCGAGTATCACGCGGAGCTCCGTGAGGCACGCGGCTACGAGGTGCTGCACTTCGAGGACTTCGGCCCCGACGGCGGCGACGACTTCCTCGACCGCCACTGCACCGATGCGCACGAGGATCCGCTCGAGAAGGTACGCGATGCGGGATTCCGCAGGGCGCTCGTCGCCGCGATCGAGCGCCTGCCCGAGCGCGAGCGGCTCCTGATGGGCCTCTATTACGAGCAGGAGCTGAACTTCAAGGAGATCGCCTCCGTGCTCGAGGTCACCGAGTCGCGGGTCTGCCAGCTCCACGCCCAGGCGGTCGCCCGCCTGCGCGCCGTGCTGCGCGACTGGTAGCGCCGCCCGCGTACGGTCAAGTTCGGCCCGCCGCGGCCGATAGGGAGTAGGCGAGCCCGGGCCCCGCCCGGGGCATTCGTACGTCGCGCCGGCCTCCACCGGCGCCACGGCGCGGGCACCGATCTCCGAAACGAGCGCGAATCGATGGATCCTCTGAGCGTGGCAGGGCTGGTGCTGGCGGCGCTCGCGATCCTGGGCGGACAGGCGCTGGAAGGCGGACACCTGGGATCGCTGCTCCAGCCCGCGGCCGCGCTGATCGTCATCGGCGGGACGTTCGCCGCCGTGCTGATCCACTCCCGTCCTCCGACCTTCGTGGCCGGAGTGAAACTCGCGCGCTGGGCGCTGCAGCCGCCGCGACTGGACGTCGACGGCTTCGTCGCCCGGGTCGAACGCTGGGCGACGACCGCGCGCCGAGACGGCATCCTCTCGCTCGAGCGCGAGATTCCCGGCGTCGTCGAGCCCTTCGAGCGCGAAGGACTGCAGCTCCTCGTCGACGGCATGGATCCGGAGCGCATCCGGGAGACCCTGGAGATCGAGATCGACGCGAGCGAGGCGCGTCTCAGGGCCGCGGCGAAGGTCTGGGAAGCGGCCGGGGGGTACGCGCCGACGATCGGCATCCTGGGCGCGGTCCTCGGACTGATCCACGTGATGGAGAACCTCACCGACCCCGCCAAGCTCGGCGGGGGGATCGCGGTGGCGTTCGTCGCGACGATCTACGGCGTCGGGGCGGCCAATCTGCTGTTCCTGCCGCTCGCCGCCAAGC is part of the Burkholderiales bacterium genome and harbors:
- a CDS encoding flagellar motor protein, translating into MDPLSVAGLVLAALAILGGQALEGGHLGSLLQPAAALIVIGGTFAAVLIHSRPPTFVAGVKLARWALQPPRLDVDGFVARVERWATTARRDGILSLEREIPGVVEPFEREGLQLLVDGMDPERIRETLEIEIDASEARLRAAAKVWEAAGGYAPTIGILGAVLGLIHVMENLTDPAKLGGGIAVAFVATIYGVGAANLLFLPLAAKLKSLIGAQSDYRAVVTDGLLGIANGDNPKVIVARLTRHQA
- a CDS encoding RNA polymerase sigma factor FliA, encoding MYTATGTIDVSARVVEYAPMVRRMAHHLAAKLPASVQIDDMVQAGMIGLMDAASRYEAGHNCSFETFASQRIRGAMLDELRAADWLPRSVRKALRRIESAIAKLQQKLGRPPTEREIAEALGLSIGEYHAELREARGYEVLHFEDFGPDGGDDFLDRHCTDAHEDPLEKVRDAGFRRALVAAIERLPERERLLMGLYYEQELNFKEIASVLEVTESRVCQLHAQAVARLRAVLRDW